A genomic segment from Fusarium fujikuroi IMI 58289 draft genome, chromosome FFUJ_chr04 encodes:
- a CDS encoding related to transporter protein translates to MAHQIDTHSHSDAEVATKPSLDAKTSPVLDTEAIDHGPDPNAQSGSKWRRIAGFFWDSIDGDPKYRAYVRRLDLIFFPTVLLGYFIKYLDQTNYSNAFVSGMQEDLELYGNERNWLGTWFSLGIMVGTIPAQMLQLSHIRPSILIPTCELCWSALVIGMGFTHSIKVMYALRFFTGLFESCAFPGYIAMLGSWYGPNELTKRLAILLEVESIASMFSGYLQAGLYSSMNGRHGLAGWRWLFIMDGVISVPVAIWGLFGLPDHPQNTRAFYWTKEHIKYGQERIAKFGVREQVKLNWAEIKRIYLGWRIWMFVIPYTMVAACHTATSYFNLWLKAEGYSVQKINYLPTGGNALAIVVTVAWGMIADRTKQYYWLIASLTLLMIVANILLSVWDIPKSALMFAYYISYAGSACTPVLISWTYGLNAADTNTRQLLVATANLVSYAWVLWVPLVLFPTYDAPKYKYGYQILILFGGIAILSITAMKYLYGRKK, encoded by the exons ATGGCCCATCAAATTGATACCCACAGTCACAGTGACGCTGAAGTCGCGACAAAGCCTAGCCTCGACGCCAAAACCAGTCCCGTGTTGGACACAGAAGCCATCGACCATGGTCCTGACCCCAATGCACAGTCCGGTTCTAAATGGCGTCGCATTGCTGGTTTCTTTTGGGACTCTATTGACGGAGATCCCAAATACCGTGCATATGTCAGACGTTTAGATCTGATCTTCTT TCCAACGGTTTTGCTTGGCTACTTTATCAAGTATTTGGACCAGACCAATTACA GCAACGCCTTTGTCAGCGGGATGCAAGAAGATCTCGAACTTTACGGCAATGAACGGAACTGGCTTGGCACATGGTTTAGTCTCGGCATCATGGTTGGTACTATCCCAGCTCAGATGCTGCAGCTAAGCCATATCCGCCCTTCCATCTTGATTCCAACTTGTGAGCTATGCTGGTCGGCTTTGGTCATTGGCATGGGCTTCACCCACAGCATCAAAGTG ATGTACGCTTTGCGTTTCTTCACAGGCCTGTTTGAGTCATGCGCTTTTCCTGGATACATCGCCATGCTTGGCAGCTGGTATGGCCCCAATGAGCTGACAAAGCGCCTGGCCATTCTTCTCGAGGTTGAGTCTATCGCTAGTATGTTCAGCGgatatcttcaagctggTTTATACAGTAGTATGAACGGGCGTCATGGCCTCGCTGGTTGGAGATGGCTGTTCATCATGGACGGAGTAATCTCAGTTCCCGTGGCCATCTGGGGTCTTTTTGGACTGCCTGATCACCCACAAAACACGAGAGCCTTCTACTGGACAAAAGAA CATATCAAGTATGGCCAGGAGCGGATTGCCAAGTTTGGCGTCAGAGAGCAGGTCAAACTGAACTGGGCTGAGATCAAGCGAATCTACTTGGGATGGAGGATTTGGATGTTTGTCATCCCATACAC CATGGTCGCTGCTTGCCACACAGCTACAAGCTACTTCAACCTCTGGCTCAAGGCAGAGGGATACAGCGTGCAAAAGATCAACTACCTACCGACTGGTGGGAATGCGCTCGCCATCGTTGTAACTGTTGCCTGGGGCATGATTGCGGACCGAACCAAGCAGTACTACTGGCTGATTGCGTCCCTTACGCTTCTGATGATTGTAGCCAATATTCTTCTTTCGGTCTGGGATATTCCCAAGTCCGCTCTCATGTTCGCTTACTACATCTCCTACGCCGGCTCAGCATGTACTCCTGTCCTGATT AGTTGGACATATGGGTTGAACGCCGCTGATACCAACACGAGGCAGCTTTTGGTCGCAACAGCTAATCTTGTGTCTTATGCCTGGGTCCTCTGGGTGCCGT TGGTCCTATTTCCGACATACGATGCCCCAAAGTACAAGTATGGTTACCAGATTTTGATCCTGTTTGGCGGAATCGCCATTTTGAGCATCACGGCGATGAAGTATCTGTATGGCCGGAAGAAGTAG
- a CDS encoding uncharacterized protein (reviewed:yes 1) — MEDLCSVERAGVALGQKTLFTTRNDEKVFLSKGYIPLLVNLTIEDKAAKGLRKHKGGNTREDAVYVSALEAVRDNRFLLLTGQSGSGKTTFAEYLIFGHTTGVFEKDRDAIPRNESGERRKEILSGLRTLPLLVTVANTQDLADVDDNLLAILESWDSREKERAYDELLLILDGTEKAGSQGMKHITSIANAITPRPHVRLLVLGRDEETQDWTLPVGFAKLQILPLLTTQRYELARKLNLDTDYGSGNGASRPAVFTLSLAAGHVGDTGECALDAWLTVLNPEALQDLLHGALDEWEHQRHGQLNSLTKTTQKWPFVLCTAVQELLVAAQLQTASFQEILDVFDQDAKSAIPIIRSLLNRFAKGEKQEKLICELLNRHEYDLDEEQAQYAALVASEFIDLNNTPLVTQAIARLLKVVEIGTLPLSYRVMAGRYLSLFGDPRDLTELVAVTEGTSLFGSSNHPNSRPVHRLHIGPFKIGAFPVVNQDYGEFVQQTGRTWLSQDGYDPYSRNTPATDLTWHDAREYCQWVTQKWRKEGKIGPNQTVRLPSEPQWERASRGDQREPQAGQNVYPWGTNFATSLSNCEELALNNKCTVGLFPQSRSPFGCYDMTGQVWEWCTTLWGKDMATPTYMYPWEISDGREDLDADGSVRRVLRGGCFSSGRAKATCTYRGSLEPTGFWRGNGFRIVVVSE, encoded by the coding sequence ATGGAGGACTTGTGTTCGGTCGAGCGAGCCGGAGTCGCGTTAGGTCAAAAGACGCTATTCACCACCCGCAATGATGAGAAAGTTTTCTTATCTAAAGGCTACATCCCTCTACTGGTGAACCTCACCATTGAAGACAAAGCAGCAAAAGGCTTGCGGAAGCACAAAGGTGGCAATACGAGAGAGGATGCAGTCTACGTCTCTGCACTCGAAGCCGTACGAGACAATCGGTTCTTACTCCTCACCGGCCAAAGTGGCTCGGGCAAGACGACCTTTGCAGAATACCTGATATTTGGCCATACCACCGGTGTCTTTGAGAAAGACAGAGACGCAATACCCCGCAATGAAAGCGGCGAAAGACGGAAGGAGATATTGAGTGGGCTGAGAACGTTGCCATTGCTCGTCACAGTCGCCAACACGCAAGACCTTGCAGATGTTGACGACAATTTACTTGCAATTCTTGAATCTTGGGACAGTAGAGAAAAAGAACGAGCATATGACGAACTGCTTCTTATACTGGATGGCACCGAAAAAGCAGGATCGCAAGGGATGAAGCACATCACATCTATAGCCAACGCTATTACTCCAAGACCGCACGTCAGGCTGCTCGTACTGGGTAGAGACGAGGAAACTCAAGACTGGACTCTGCCAGTAGGCTTTGCGAAGCTCCAAATACTACCGCTACTTACGACTCAAAGATATGAGCTTGCTCGAAAACTGAATCTGGATACAGATTATGGTTCTGGAAACGGTGCTTCACGACCAGCTGTTTTTACCTTGTCCCTAGCGGCAGGGCATGTCGGGGATACCGGAGAATGTGCCTTGGATGCTTGGCTAACGGTTTTAAACCCCGAAGcacttcaagatcttctACATGGTGCGCTGGACGAATGGGAACATCAGCGGCACGGCCAGCTTAATTCTCTGACAAAGACGACACAGAAATGGCCATTCGTTTTGTGCACTGCAGTTCAAGAGCTTTTAGTGGCTGCGCAGCTACAGACAGCATCCTTTCAGGAGATACTGGATGTCTTTGACCAAGATGCTAAATCGGCAATACCCATTATTCGAAGTCTTCTGAATCGGTTTGCAAAGGGAGAAAAGCAGGAGAAGCTGATCTGCGAACTTCTAAACCGGCATGAGTATGACCTCGATGAGGAACAGGCTCAATATGCTGCACTTGTCGCCTCCGAATTCATAGACCTCAACAATACGCCCTTGGTCACCCAAGCCATCGCGCGCCTACTTAAGGTGGTCGAGATTGGAACCCTCCCCTTATCCTATCGGGTTATGGCCGGTCGCTATCTCTCACTATTTGGAGATCCGCGCGATCTGACAGAGTTGGTCGCAGTCACAGAAGGAACAAGCCTTTTTGGATCGTCCAATCATCCTAACTCCAGGCCTGTTCACAGGCTTCATATTGGCCCCTTCAAAATCGGCGCGTTTCCAGTCGTGAACCAAGACTATGGAGAGTTTGTGCAGCAAACTGGTCGTACTTGGCTCAGCCAAGATGGCTATGATCCCTATTCGCGGAACACACCAGCGACAGATCTCACATGGCATGACGCCAGAGAATACTGCCAATGGGTTACTCAAAAATGGAGGAAAGAAGGTAAAATAGGTCCCAACCAAACTGTGCGACTACCTTCAGAACCCCAGTGGGAGAGAGCATCAAGGGGAGATCAGCGCGAGCCTCAGGCAGGACAGAACGTTTACCCATGGGGAACCAATTTCGCAACGAGTCTATCAAACTGCGAAGAACTAGCACTAAACAACAAATGCACCGTCGGTCTATTTCCCCAGTCCCGCTCACCGTTTGGCTGCTACGACATGACAGGACAAGTATGGGAATGGTGCACAACCTTATGGGGAAAAGATATGGCGACGCCAACGTACATGTACCCATGGGAAATCTCAGATGGCCGTGAGGATTTAGATGCGGACGGTTCAGTCAGGAGAGTTCTGCGAGGAGGGTGCTTTTCGAGTGGTCGAGCCAAGGCGACGTGCACTTATCGCGGGAGTCTTGAGCCGACAGGGTTTTGGCGGGGTAATGGGTTCCGCATTGTGGTTGTTTCTGAATAA